A window of the Flavobacterium sangjuense genome harbors these coding sequences:
- a CDS encoding response regulator yields the protein MKAIHILLVEDNEGDILLTTEALEEGKIINKVSVVKDGKQAIDFLNKKEPFENADLPNLILLDINLPKKNGHEVLQYIKDSKHLRYIPIIMLTTSSSENDIIKAYNHYANCFITKPVDVNEFMLAVAKIENFWINIVQLP from the coding sequence ATGAAAGCAATTCACATTTTATTGGTTGAGGATAACGAAGGGGATATTCTTTTAACCACCGAGGCTTTAGAAGAAGGCAAAATAATTAATAAAGTAAGTGTCGTCAAAGATGGCAAACAGGCTATCGACTTCTTAAACAAAAAAGAGCCTTTTGAAAATGCGGACTTGCCCAATTTAATTTTGCTTGACATTAATTTGCCCAAGAAAAATGGTCATGAAGTATTGCAATATATTAAAGACAGTAAACATTTGAGATATATTCCCATAATCATGCTTACCACTTCTTCTTCGGAAAATGATATTATTAAAGCCTATAACCATTACGCCAATTGCTTCATTACTAAACCGGTTGATGTAAATGAATTCATGTTGGCTGTGGCTAAAATTGAGAATTTTTGGATTAACATCGTACAACTCCCTTAA
- a CDS encoding PAS domain S-box protein has product MKFIKDDKPYQIVVIEDNPGDYVLIEDYLQEHFVAQTISWAKNFKEAKSILTDPSFHCDLLLLDLSLPDKNGEELINEMSLLCHEIPLIILTGYSDFNFSLKSLSLGVSDYLIKDELDPHSLYKSIIYNIERKKTLLQLETSERRYSDLFHLSPLPMWVYDIDTLRFLDVNLAAEKHYGYSLQEFLGMTIKDIRPAEDIPELIKRIDLLNAKPGAYSIGNFRHQKKNGEIINVEIQSNVIPFQNTTGRLILANDITERVTYVEAIEKQNEKLKEIAWIQSHVVRAPLARMMSLIDIIKNYGIDDHDGESLLDNLLKSAEELDSIIKDITQKTEGIQLDKNKP; this is encoded by the coding sequence ATGAAATTCATTAAAGACGATAAACCATACCAAATTGTAGTCATAGAAGACAATCCGGGAGATTATGTTCTGATTGAAGACTATTTACAAGAACATTTTGTAGCTCAGACGATTTCTTGGGCGAAAAATTTTAAAGAGGCAAAATCCATCCTAACTGATCCTTCATTCCATTGTGACCTGTTACTGTTAGACCTTTCTTTACCGGATAAAAACGGTGAAGAACTCATTAATGAAATGTCGTTACTCTGCCATGAGATTCCTTTAATCATTTTAACCGGGTATTCCGATTTCAATTTTAGTCTTAAATCCTTATCGCTTGGGGTTTCGGATTATTTGATAAAAGATGAATTAGATCCTCATTCATTGTATAAAAGTATTATTTACAATATTGAAAGAAAAAAAACATTATTACAACTAGAAACATCCGAAAGACGCTATAGCGATTTGTTTCACTTAAGCCCTCTGCCAATGTGGGTTTACGATATTGATACTTTAAGATTTTTAGATGTAAATTTGGCAGCAGAAAAGCATTACGGTTATTCTTTACAGGAATTTTTAGGAATGACTATCAAAGACATAAGACCGGCTGAAGACATACCGGAATTGATAAAGAGAATCGACTTACTAAATGCTAAACCGGGTGCTTATTCAATTGGGAATTTCAGGCATCAGAAAAAAAACGGTGAAATCATCAATGTTGAAATTCAAAGTAATGTCATTCCGTTTCAGAATACTACTGGTAGACTTATATTAGCTAACGATATTACTGAACGGGTAACTTATGTTGAAGCCATTGAAAAGCAAAATGAAAAATTAAAAGAAATTGCCTGGATTCAATCGCATGTTGTACGTGCCCCTTTAGCGAGAATGATGAGTCTGATTGATATTATTAAAAATTATGGTATCGATGATCATGATGGCGAAAGTCTTTTAGATAATTTATTGAAATCTGCCGAAGAACTTGATAGTATTATAAAAGATATTACCCAAAAAACGGAAGGAATACAACTGGATAAAAATAAGCCCTAA
- a CDS encoding response regulator — MLKTLKILFIEDDTIEVMKFNRVVSALGLTHQIIESNNGEKALAYLESKKDLPDIILLDLNMPKLNGIEFLTILKNDSLLRYIPIIVLTTSSNFKDVKECYKIGIAGYILKPLKYEDYASKVQKILDYWSCNELISE, encoded by the coding sequence ATGCTAAAAACCTTAAAAATACTTTTCATCGAAGACGACACTATTGAAGTTATGAAATTCAACAGAGTAGTTTCTGCTTTAGGACTAACTCATCAAATCATTGAATCTAACAACGGTGAAAAAGCATTAGCTTATTTAGAAAGCAAAAAAGACCTTCCTGATATTATTCTTTTGGATTTAAATATGCCAAAACTTAACGGAATAGAATTCTTAACCATTTTAAAAAATGATTCTTTACTGAGGTATATACCGATTATTGTATTAACTACTTCCAGCAATTTTAAAGATGTAAAAGAATGCTATAAAATTGGCATTGCCGGATATATCCTAAAACCATTAAAATATGAAGATTATGCTTCTAAAGTTCAAAAAATACTGGATTATTGGAGCTGTAATGAATTGATTTCTGAATAA
- a CDS encoding PAS domain-containing protein: MTDLQFVFTDTSLNTIFPFYILIDENLTIKSFGNSIAKMMPDLEEDKLFTDYFTVIRPFKENVNPKNFKTLLHKSIIFTFKGFNSLTLKGQFERQNSSFLFLGSPWFMSLEEVSQKKLEPSDFAFHDSLLDILHVLKNQEKNNNELKRLIKTIDEQSKQLKIDKEELNRLSLVASANKNGVVFTQPQGEIFWCNEAFANLTGYSQNEIIGKSIIEVGRGKLSNKKEIYKMVEAFYKGNAFDVEYVYVKKQGGTFRSKITGQPILDSKGFVSQYFAIIEDITIEKEREEQLVLLSSIAEKNSNPVFISDKDGKIEWVNSSFLELTEYNLEEIIGERPDTLLHGPETNLKTVNYLNEQIKNGLPFNCEIINYTKFKQEYWVRIQGQALHDEYGKIKKYFTIQEDISLEKEFSQQLIESQNRLNSLIANLQSGILFEDENKKILLANSKFCSLFKIEADPDLLKGFDSELIAVGIKDFFKDPNQFKDRLTEILNQKEIVIAETIELADGRVLERSFIPIYKGEKLDGNLWSYEDVTIKKKYRESLEAEREKYSNIIANMNMGLLEVDNNDIIKLANQSFLEMSGFKMEELIGHKTSELFVDPQNKLLLRDKIKDRTIGLSNSYEIIINTKEGKEKYWLISGAPNYNVNGEVIGSIGIHLDITEQKKLELQKEQLLKRLEIKNERLNEYAHMVSHDLKSPLRSIHSLITWIKDDNKDLFNETTVQYFELIEDKVEKMDNLIQGILTYSKVDSSKELTEKIDLNEIITNIIQIIHIPENVTVTIKKELPILETDRFRMQQLFQNIISNAVNYIDKKEGFVEIDYEEIGNDFVFSIKDNGQGIDTKYQVKIFDLFQSFSEEAKSTGIGLTIVKRIVDNYNGTIWLESSLGIGTTFFIKLPKGHGKT, translated from the coding sequence ATGACTGATTTACAATTTGTTTTTACAGATACCAGTTTAAATACTATTTTTCCCTTTTACATCCTAATTGATGAAAATCTGACAATTAAGAGTTTTGGAAACAGTATTGCTAAGATGATGCCTGATTTGGAAGAAGACAAACTCTTTACAGATTATTTTACAGTCATAAGACCATTTAAAGAAAATGTAAATCCTAAGAACTTTAAAACATTACTCCATAAATCAATCATATTTACCTTTAAAGGATTTAATTCATTAACATTAAAAGGCCAATTCGAACGACAGAACAGCAGTTTTCTTTTTCTGGGCTCCCCATGGTTTATGTCTTTGGAAGAAGTAAGCCAAAAAAAATTAGAACCCTCTGATTTTGCCTTTCATGATTCTTTACTGGATATACTTCATGTTCTTAAAAATCAAGAAAAAAACAACAATGAATTAAAACGCTTAATCAAGACTATTGATGAACAAAGTAAGCAACTTAAAATTGACAAAGAAGAACTAAACAGACTTTCACTTGTTGCCAGTGCCAATAAAAACGGGGTGGTTTTTACCCAACCACAGGGAGAGATTTTTTGGTGCAATGAAGCCTTTGCGAATCTAACCGGATATTCTCAGAATGAAATTATAGGAAAGTCAATTATAGAGGTTGGCCGAGGTAAATTATCCAACAAAAAAGAAATTTACAAAATGGTCGAAGCGTTTTATAAAGGAAACGCTTTTGATGTTGAATATGTTTACGTAAAAAAACAAGGAGGAACATTCCGGTCCAAAATAACAGGTCAGCCTATTTTAGATTCAAAAGGTTTTGTGTCGCAATATTTTGCCATTATTGAAGACATTACCATTGAAAAAGAACGTGAAGAACAGTTAGTACTGCTGTCTTCTATTGCTGAAAAAAACAGCAATCCGGTATTTATATCAGACAAAGATGGAAAAATTGAATGGGTGAATTCCAGTTTTCTAGAATTGACCGAGTACAATTTGGAAGAAATAATAGGAGAAAGACCTGATACCTTATTACACGGACCTGAAACTAATTTGAAAACAGTTAATTATCTCAACGAGCAAATCAAAAACGGGCTACCATTTAATTGTGAAATTATAAACTATACCAAGTTCAAACAAGAATATTGGGTACGTATTCAAGGACAAGCCCTGCATGACGAATATGGGAAAATTAAAAAGTATTTTACAATACAGGAAGATATTTCTTTAGAAAAAGAATTTAGCCAACAGTTGATAGAATCACAAAACAGATTAAATTCATTGATTGCCAACCTGCAATCCGGAATTTTGTTTGAGGATGAAAACAAAAAAATACTTTTAGCCAATTCTAAATTCTGTTCGTTATTTAAAATTGAAGCTGATCCCGATTTATTAAAAGGCTTTGATAGTGAATTGATTGCTGTTGGAATTAAAGATTTTTTTAAAGACCCAAATCAATTTAAAGATAGGCTAACCGAAATTTTAAACCAAAAAGAAATTGTCATCGCCGAAACCATCGAACTGGCTGATGGCAGGGTTTTAGAGCGCAGTTTTATCCCAATATACAAAGGGGAAAAATTAGATGGCAATCTGTGGAGTTATGAGGATGTTACCATTAAGAAAAAATATAGAGAAAGCCTTGAAGCCGAAAGAGAAAAATACAGTAATATTATTGCTAACATGAATATGGGTTTATTAGAGGTTGACAATAATGATATTATTAAATTGGCAAATCAATCCTTCTTAGAGATGAGCGGATTTAAAATGGAAGAATTAATTGGCCATAAAACTTCTGAATTATTTGTAGACCCTCAAAATAAATTACTTCTCAGAGACAAAATAAAAGACAGAACAATTGGTTTATCCAATTCATACGAAATTATTATAAACACCAAGGAAGGAAAAGAAAAATACTGGTTAATCAGTGGAGCACCAAATTATAATGTAAACGGTGAAGTAATAGGTTCAATAGGTATCCATTTGGATATAACCGAACAAAAGAAATTGGAACTTCAAAAAGAACAACTTTTAAAAAGGTTAGAAATAAAAAACGAGCGCCTTAATGAATACGCTCACATGGTATCTCACGATTTAAAATCACCTTTACGAAGTATTCACTCTTTAATTACATGGATAAAAGATGATAACAAAGACCTCTTTAACGAAACAACCGTGCAGTATTTTGAATTGATAGAGGATAAAGTAGAAAAAATGGATAATTTAATTCAAGGGATTTTAACCTATTCTAAAGTAGATTCAAGCAAAGAACTTACTGAAAAAATAGACTTAAATGAAATAATCACTAATATAATCCAAATCATTCACATCCCGGAAAATGTAACTGTAACGATAAAAAAAGAACTGCCAATACTCGAAACTGACAGATTCAGAATGCAACAATTATTTCAAAACATAATAAGCAATGCGGTTAACTATATTGATAAAAAAGAAGGTTTTGTTGAAATAGATTATGAAGAAATTGGCAATGATTTTGTATTTTCAATTAAAGATAACGGGCAGGGAATTGATACTAAGTATCAAGTCAAAATTTTTGATTTATTTCAATCCTTTTCTGAAGAAGCAAAATCAACAGGTATAGGATTAACAATAGTAAAAAGAATTGTTGACAACTACAATGGCACTATTTGGCTGGAAAGTAGCTTAGGAATCGGAACCACATTTTTTATCAAATTACCTAAAGGTCATGGAAAAACCTAA
- a CDS encoding Hpt domain-containing protein, translating into MEKPNIEYINKLSRNEEVIKQKFIAVLKFELPIEVDAYYVSLHLKKWPQTMECIHKLKHKIAILGLENSYHLADEYEKSDPGSRKDLQLAFEKTLTLMLHFVNGI; encoded by the coding sequence ATGGAAAAACCTAATATAGAATACATCAATAAACTTTCGAGAAATGAGGAGGTAATAAAACAAAAGTTTATAGCTGTACTCAAATTCGAATTACCCATAGAAGTTGATGCTTATTATGTCAGTTTGCATCTTAAAAAGTGGCCCCAAACTATGGAGTGCATCCATAAATTAAAACACAAGATAGCTATTCTTGGTCTTGAAAATAGTTATCATTTAGCAGATGAATATGAAAAGTCCGACCCAGGCAGTAGGAAAGATTTGCAACTAGCATTTGAAAAAACACTAACTTTAATGCTTCATTTTGTAAACGGCATTTAA
- a CDS encoding LytR/AlgR family response regulator transcription factor encodes MNCIIIDDEMMARAVIAQMISLHTRLNILEEFSNAIEAIKYLNRNDVDVVFLDVHMPDFTGFDFIDTIKDPPKIVLITSDKNFAINAFEYDCIVDYLVKPITEDRFEKAMQKLNWRVDTSKNGNTIDADKTSNDKTNEFYINISNRLIKIDIPTITVIKALGDYINIKTDTNSYKVHTSLKKIEDKLPKDLFLKIHRSYLINTKKIIDIEDNSVLIGKDVIPVSRGNKPELMKRLNLL; translated from the coding sequence ATGAATTGTATTATTATTGATGACGAAATGATGGCAAGAGCTGTAATAGCTCAAATGATTTCTCTACACACTAGATTAAATATCTTAGAAGAATTTTCGAATGCCATTGAAGCAATCAAATACCTAAACAGAAATGATGTAGATGTCGTTTTTCTCGATGTACACATGCCCGATTTTACAGGTTTCGATTTTATTGATACAATAAAAGACCCTCCAAAAATTGTGTTGATTACTTCTGACAAGAATTTCGCTATCAACGCATTTGAATATGACTGCATAGTAGATTATTTGGTAAAGCCAATAACTGAGGACCGTTTTGAAAAAGCAATGCAAAAATTAAATTGGAGAGTTGATACTTCAAAAAATGGCAATACCATTGATGCTGATAAAACTTCAAATGACAAAACCAATGAATTTTATATTAACATTAGCAATCGCTTAATAAAAATTGACATTCCAACAATAACTGTTATTAAAGCCCTGGGAGATTATATAAATATAAAAACGGACACCAATTCCTATAAGGTGCATACCTCCTTAAAAAAAATTGAAGACAAATTACCCAAAGATTTATTTTTGAAAATACATCGCTCCTATTTAATCAATACAAAAAAAATTATTGATATTGAGGACAACAGTGTCTTAATTGGGAAAGATGTTATTCCTGTAAGTCGGGGAAATAAACCCGAACTAATGAAGAGACTTAATTTGTTATAG
- a CDS encoding T9SS sorting signal type C domain-containing protein, with protein MKNNTSILSKSANYIGLFFLVAISTFKIYASPLSITNVSANKSKYFFETNRVWINVTGAQGAFSQTLMGYRTGATDGIDHGLDGAYMNDGAIALASLIGNVRYAIQFKGLPFTSADVVPLSFSASYSGTYTFAIDHLDGFFTNSSLGIYIHDTVTNTYNNLKTSGYTFTSEAGMYNSRFELTYTTGSTALGIGQNTFNAENLNLSQNNDNIIIDSGTTLLKDITLYSINGTLLYQNHDINSSQTTISSLILSQQPIIIKVTTEGGITVTKKWLYL; from the coding sequence ATGAAAAACAATACTTCTATCCTATCGAAATCTGCCAATTATATTGGACTTTTCTTTCTTGTCGCAATTAGTACTTTTAAAATATATGCTTCTCCACTATCAATTACTAATGTCTCAGCCAATAAATCCAAATATTTTTTCGAAACTAATCGCGTTTGGATTAACGTAACCGGTGCACAAGGGGCCTTTTCACAAACCTTAATGGGTTATCGTACTGGCGCCACTGATGGCATTGATCATGGTTTAGACGGTGCCTATATGAATGATGGGGCTATCGCTCTGGCTTCTTTAATCGGTAATGTTCGCTATGCTATACAATTTAAAGGATTACCATTTACATCAGCCGATGTAGTACCGCTAAGTTTTAGTGCTAGTTATAGTGGCACGTACACCTTCGCTATTGATCATTTGGATGGCTTTTTTACTAATTCCAGCTTGGGCATATACATTCACGATACAGTAACAAACACATATAACAACTTAAAAACAAGTGGGTATACTTTTACTTCAGAAGCAGGGATGTATAATAGTCGTTTTGAACTAACCTACACTACAGGCTCCACAGCATTGGGAATAGGTCAAAATACATTTAATGCCGAAAATCTGAATTTATCACAAAATAATGATAATATAATTATCGACTCAGGAACAACTTTATTAAAAGACATTACCTTATATTCTATTAACGGAACCTTGTTATATCAAAATCACGATATTAATTCAAGTCAAACAACAATTAGTTCACTTATTTTAAGCCAACAACCTATAATTATAAAAGTTACCACAGAGGGTGGCATAACTGTTACCAAAAAGTGGCTCTATCTGTAA